Genomic DNA from Geoalkalibacter sp.:
AACTCCGCGATGAAATGGGGATTGGGCAAAAACCGCACGTCGAAGACCAGATCCGACTCCATGGGCAGCCCGTAACGAAACCCAAAGGACTGCACCTTGACCACCAGAGGCATTTTGCCGCTGCGCCCCAGCACCGTTTCGAGCACCTGATCGCGCAGGCCGTGCACGGTCAGACCCGAAGTATCGAAAACCACCGTCGCAAGCCGCTTGAACCCCGCCATCAGTTCGCGTTCCCGAGCAATCCCTTCGGGCACCCCTTCCTGACGGGCCAGGGGATGGCGGCGGCGAGTCTCCGAGTAGCGCCGGATCAGTGCCTCGTCATTGGCTTCAAAAAACAGAATTTCGACGGGATAACCCTCGTCGCGCACCTGCTTGAGGGTCGTTTCGTAATCGGCGAGGAAATCGCGATTGCGGATATCGATGACCACCGCCACATCCGGCGTGAAGCGCACGCCCTGCTCGGTCAACTGCAAGAAGCGCGGCAGCAGCGCCAAAGGCAGATTGTCCACCACGAAAAAACCTTCATCCTCCAGAACGCGGGCCGCGCTGGACTTGCCCGAGCCCGAGAGACCGGTGAGGATCAGCACCCGCTTGCGGCTCATTCGAGGTTGTCTCCGATGATGGTGTGAGAGTGCAGACGGGCGGTTTCCGCCATGCGCTGCTCCAGGCGGTCCTGAAATTCCCGGGCGCTGTGATACCCCATCTCCTTGAGCAGGCGATTGCGCGCGGCGACTTCGACCAGGGTGGTGATGTTGCGTCCCGGGCGCACCGGCACTCGCTGCATTGGAAGTTCCATGCCCAGCAGACGAGTGGTTTCCTCCTCCAACCCGAGGCGGTCGTATTCCTCCCCATCCTGCCATTGCACCAGTTCGATCACCAAATCGATCTTCTTGCGCTCGCGAATGGCGGCCACCCCAAACAGATGCTTGATGTTGATGATGCCCAAGCCGCGAATTTCCATGTGATGATGCAGCAGATCCATACCCTCGCCGAACAGCACCGCGGGCAGTTTGGATCGA
This window encodes:
- the rapZ gene encoding RNase adapter RapZ, yielding MSRKRVLILTGLSGSGKSSAARVLEDEGFFVVDNLPLALLPRFLQLTEQGVRFTPDVAVVIDIRNRDFLADYETTLKQVRDEGYPVEILFFEANDEALIRRYSETRRRHPLARQEGVPEGIARERELMAGFKRLATVVFDTSGLTVHGLRDQVLETVLGRSGKMPLVVKVQSFGFRYGLPMESDLVFDVRFLPNPHFIAELRPLTGLNSEVRDYVVQQPACRDFLGKLQDMLRFLLPSYRQEGKSYLTLSIGCTGGRHRSVSLVEELRPFLAGQGFVVEISHRDIDKG